CCGCCGTGGGCGACGTTCAGGTCGTAGACGTAGTCGATCGACTCGGTCGAGTTGAGCCCGCGATCCTGGAGCCGCTGCGAGAAGTTGTCCCCCTGGAACGCGCCGTCGGCGAACCCGAAGTAGTTCTGCCCGCTGTGCGTGTTACCCCCCTCGCGCGGGATCATGCTGATGCGGACCCCGCCGGTCGAGGTCTCGGCCGAGATGCCGCTCGTCTCGTAGACCATCTCCTGCGCCGCGAGCTGGTTGTTGTAGTTCTGCACGCCCCCGTCGCCGCCGGCGGTCATCACGAGCTGTCCGTCGACGGTGACCGTGGTCTGCCGCGTGCTCATGCCGTGGACCGACATGTAGGTCTGCTGCGCCGCCGTCGTCAGACCGACCTCCGGGCGGTTCATCTTGACGCCGGGGATCAACTGCGCCGTCGACTGCAAGTTGCGGCCGGTCGGGATGGCGTCGAGCACCTCGCGGTCGAGCACCTCGGCCTGGCTGATCGACTGCACGTCGACCACCGGCGCCTCGCCCGAGACGGTCACCGTTTCCTCGAGGGCGCCGACCGAGAGCACCGCATCGACCGTCGCCGTGAAGCCGGCCGGCAACTCCTGACTCTCGACGAGCACCGTCGAGAAGCCGGGCAGCGTGAAGGTGATGGTGTAGTTGCCGGGGCGCAGGTCGACCAGCAGGTAACGCCCCGTGCCGTCGGTGATGGCGACCCGACTCCCCTCGATGAGCGCCGGACTCGACGCCTCGACGGTGACGCCGGGCAGGATGCCGCCGGTGTTGTCGGTCACCACCCCGGCGAACTGGCTGGTGCCCTGGGCAAGAGCCCCGGCGGGTGCAAGCGCCAGGGCGGCGAGTACGACGACGGCCGAATAACGACGTCTCATCTCGATCCTCCTCACAAGGCTGGTGCGCGAGGCGAACGAACGACGTCCGAAGCGGCCAATGGCGGGCGAAACCCGCCGTGCCGGCAGTATAGCGCCGCGGGAGCCCTGGCGGGATCCGAAAACGGAACCGGCGACATCGTGCCGCGGCGTGTCAGGCGGTCTCGTGGTCGAACGCCACCACGTTGCGCGACGCGCTGCTGAACTCGACGCCGATCAAGTGGATGGGATCACCCAGGCCGCGGTACTTGTCCGCGTAGGACTTCGCCTTCAACTGCGCCAGCGCGGCGCCCGGCCCCGCCTGCTCCACCACCTTGAACTCGAACAGGTACACGCGCCCGCCGAACCGAACCGCCATGTCCGCGCGGCCGCGGCTGACGCTGTCCTCCACGGTGATCCCCGTACCCA
The window above is part of the Acidobacteriota bacterium genome. Proteins encoded here:
- a CDS encoding TonB-dependent receptor plug domain-containing protein, with the translated sequence MRRRYSAVVVLAALALAPAGALAQGTSQFAGVVTDNTGGILPGVTVEASSPALIEGSRVAITDGTGRYLLVDLRPGNYTITFTLPGFSTVLVESQELPAGFTATVDAVLSVGALEETVTVSGEAPVVDVQSISQAEVLDREVLDAIPTGRNLQSTAQLIPGVKMNRPEVGLTTAAQQTYMSVHGMSTRQTTVTVDGQLVMTAGGDGGVQNYNNQLAAQEMVYETSGISAETSTGGVRISMIPREGGNTHSGQNYFGFADGAFQGDNFSQRLQDRGLNSTESIDYVYDLNVAHGG